The proteins below are encoded in one region of Flammeovirga kamogawensis:
- a CDS encoding ABC transporter permease, which translates to MKTYLKLAWHSLLKNPFFSFIILFGISITIMVVLFVGSLLDTGYGSHGVYKNIDRILIAPQLTVKRTGKKGISNSGFSYKAYKDHISKMTTPIVMGVTKNQWRNNLYYKDLSLSKISCKSIDENFTKIFPLEFIIGRPFTKEDLDERRKVVIITEGIAESLFNKEEDALGKKIKTSSEVYEIVGVVKNVNEMRRQAGADIYIPLNIYLKENEDWHVFLGSSTIFMKFDDKEDMIAGQEEFQQIMNSMPIDSQKNEEKLSAKILTEKGWLIDNMLDIEEEKLFYVYLSLIAFFVMFIPALSLINLNITRTSERTAEMGIRKAFGASSTDLFKQLIIENVFTTFIGGVIGTILTFFVIYLFNTYNLIGFGNNYDLEINFTLLIYGVFCTLFFSILSGFYPALKIANFGIIHSLKNDKQ; encoded by the coding sequence ATGAAAACTTACTTAAAACTAGCATGGCACTCTTTATTAAAGAATCCATTCTTCTCTTTTATTATTCTATTTGGCATAAGTATTACTATTATGGTAGTTCTATTTGTTGGCTCATTACTTGATACAGGATATGGAAGCCACGGAGTATATAAAAATATAGATAGAATATTAATTGCACCTCAGCTGACTGTAAAAAGAACCGGAAAAAAAGGCATCTCTAATTCTGGTTTTAGCTATAAAGCTTATAAAGACCATATTTCTAAAATGACAACACCAATAGTAATGGGTGTTACAAAAAATCAGTGGAGAAATAACCTATATTATAAAGACCTTTCTCTGTCAAAAATAAGCTGTAAAAGTATTGATGAGAATTTTACTAAAATATTTCCTTTGGAATTTATCATCGGAAGACCTTTTACTAAAGAGGATTTAGATGAACGCAGAAAAGTAGTAATAATTACGGAGGGTATTGCTGAAAGTCTATTTAATAAAGAAGAAGATGCCTTAGGTAAAAAAATTAAAACCAGTTCTGAGGTATACGAAATAGTGGGTGTAGTTAAAAATGTAAACGAAATGCGTAGGCAAGCTGGTGCAGATATCTATATACCATTAAACATTTACTTAAAAGAGAATGAAGATTGGCATGTCTTTCTAGGTAGTAGTACCATTTTTATGAAGTTTGATGACAAAGAAGATATGATTGCTGGGCAGGAAGAATTCCAGCAAATAATGAATAGCATGCCTATTGATAGTCAAAAGAATGAAGAAAAACTAAGTGCTAAAATCTTAACTGAAAAAGGTTGGTTAATTGATAATATGCTCGATATAGAAGAAGAAAAATTGTTCTATGTTTATTTAAGTCTAATTGCCTTTTTTGTAATGTTTATTCCTGCATTAAGCTTGATTAATTTAAATATTACAAGAACTTCTGAACGTACTGCAGAAATGGGTATTCGAAAAGCTTTTGGTGCTTCATCAACTGATTTATTCAAACAACTAATTATTGAAAATGTATTTACAACTTTTATAGGAGGAGTAATTGGAACAATTCTAACCTTCTTTGTTATCTACCTTTTTAACACCTATAATTTGATAGGTTTTGGTAATAACTATGATCTAGAAATTAATTTTACTTTGCTCATATATGGTGTATTCTGCACGTTGTTTTTTAGTATTCTTTCTGGTTTTTATCCAGCCCTAAAAATTGCAAATTTTGGAATTATTCATTCACTTAAAAACGATAAACAATAA
- a CDS encoding ABC transporter permease, which yields MLKHLLNILWVRKRKNSLMVIEIGFSFVILFLLFSLLVEKLENYSRDTGFSTENIMILNLDNQNIFEEFKDKAFVDNLYTSLFQAIRSNNEVIDVTEMDYAHPYGNSRNTTRLEFKNGIKFYPTEQRFRPSAVNFLDLNFVKGRAFLTEDAHGSKEPIIVNQLFYERLVPYINQDDSFISEEQEYQIVGVIDNYNFSNDFDDQLDIVIKNASFLSWMKDDHQDKIFIKTKNDPRKIEVQLVNQLEKINPKLKINAGYFDSAQSDKNNNEILPLFLISFVSLFLVINIALGLYGVLWFNITKRKSEIGIRRAMGASTQDIFKQIFSEVALLFIIGILLGSVIAIQFPLLGTFNFSNTEYLMGALLSLGFVLLITIACGYYPSKLATKITPLEALHEL from the coding sequence ATGTTAAAGCATTTACTAAATATACTCTGGGTAAGAAAAAGAAAAAATTCTTTAATGGTTATTGAAATTGGCTTTTCATTTGTCATTTTATTTTTACTGTTTTCTTTATTGGTTGAAAAGCTAGAAAACTATTCGCGTGATACTGGATTTTCTACTGAAAATATTATGATTCTCAATTTAGACAATCAAAATATTTTTGAAGAATTTAAAGACAAAGCTTTTGTAGACAACTTGTATACTTCTTTATTTCAAGCAATTAGATCAAATAATGAAGTAATAGATGTAACAGAAATGGATTATGCACACCCTTATGGAAATAGTAGAAATACAACAAGACTTGAATTTAAGAATGGCATTAAATTTTATCCAACAGAACAGCGTTTTAGACCTTCTGCAGTTAATTTCCTCGATTTAAATTTTGTAAAAGGTAGAGCTTTTCTAACTGAAGATGCACATGGTAGTAAAGAACCTATTATTGTAAACCAGCTTTTTTATGAACGCTTGGTTCCTTACATCAATCAAGACGATTCTTTCATTTCAGAAGAGCAAGAATATCAAATTGTTGGTGTTATTGATAACTATAATTTTTCTAATGATTTTGATGATCAACTTGACATAGTTATTAAAAATGCAAGTTTTCTTAGTTGGATGAAAGATGATCATCAGGATAAAATTTTCATTAAAACTAAAAATGATCCTCGAAAAATTGAAGTACAATTAGTAAATCAACTTGAGAAAATCAATCCAAAATTAAAAATAAATGCAGGCTATTTTGATAGTGCACAATCCGACAAGAATAATAATGAAATTCTACCTTTATTTCTGATATCTTTTGTTTCTCTATTTTTAGTAATCAATATAGCACTTGGTCTTTATGGTGTATTATGGTTCAATATTACTAAAAGAAAAAGTGAAATTGGTATTCGCAGAGCAATGGGGGCTTCTACTCAGGATATCTTCAAACAAATATTTTCTGAAGTAGCCTTACTTTTTATAATAGGTATTCTTCTGGGCAGTGTTATTGCCATTCAATTTCCCTTATTAGGTACATTTAATTTTAGTAATACAGAGTATTTAATGGGAGCTTTATTATCTTTAGGTTTCGTGCTTTTAATTACAATTGCATGTGGTTATTATCCTAGTAAATTAGCAACTAAGATAACTCCTCTAGAAGCCTTACATGAATTATAA
- a CDS encoding sigma-54-dependent transcriptional regulator: protein MTKTQYILIIDDDEAVRKSIGLFLKMSGFKPLLAATPKEGLALLSEFKFSCVLLDMNFKVETTGDEGLSTLQKIKKIQPDLPVVLFTGWGNMQLAIEGMKLGAADFINKPWENEHLLKCIKDAITVKKNSNKVQLPEKSLSRKKLEQEYNIANIIGQDPQLLKVLETVGRVAKTNAPILIMGESGTGKELIAEAVHNNSPRTDHEFVKVNLGGISQSLFESEMFGHKKGSFTGAHTDREGRFSIADKGSIFLDEMGELDLSSQVKLLRVLQERKFEPLGTSKTQSADFRVISATNKILPDLVRENKFREDLFFRINLITVVLPPLRERKGDIPLLADHFLKLLETSYGITGKSFAPETLKWLQKQPLKGNIRELKNWVESSVLMSTNDVLQINDFENNPTNIHAFQNDEIKKEVVPNGMTLEEMEIIMIKNALNDNRFKIAPSAKQLGISRNALYRKVEKYNITDAQD, encoded by the coding sequence ATGACTAAGACACAATACATACTAATTATAGACGACGACGAAGCCGTAAGAAAATCAATAGGTTTGTTTTTAAAAATGAGTGGTTTTAAACCTTTACTGGCTGCGACACCAAAAGAGGGTTTAGCGCTTTTGTCTGAATTTAAATTCTCTTGTGTTTTACTCGATATGAATTTCAAGGTAGAAACCACTGGAGACGAAGGACTTTCTACTTTACAAAAAATTAAAAAAATACAACCCGATTTACCTGTAGTTTTATTTACCGGTTGGGGTAATATGCAATTGGCAATTGAAGGCATGAAACTTGGAGCTGCTGATTTCATCAATAAGCCTTGGGAAAATGAACACCTTTTAAAATGCATTAAAGATGCTATAACAGTAAAAAAGAACAGTAATAAAGTACAACTGCCAGAAAAATCACTTTCTCGAAAAAAGTTAGAACAAGAATACAACATCGCTAACATTATTGGGCAAGATCCTCAACTACTAAAAGTTTTAGAAACTGTAGGAAGAGTGGCAAAAACCAATGCCCCAATTTTAATAATGGGAGAAAGTGGAACAGGCAAAGAATTAATTGCAGAAGCAGTACACAACAATAGTCCTAGAACAGACCACGAGTTTGTAAAAGTAAATCTTGGTGGTATTTCTCAATCTTTGTTCGAATCTGAAATGTTTGGGCATAAAAAAGGTTCATTTACAGGAGCTCATACAGATAGAGAAGGGCGTTTTAGTATTGCTGATAAAGGGAGTATCTTTTTAGATGAAATGGGAGAATTGGATTTATCTTCTCAGGTGAAATTATTAAGAGTATTACAAGAAAGAAAGTTTGAACCACTCGGCACTTCTAAAACGCAATCGGCAGACTTTAGAGTCATTTCTGCCACTAATAAAATATTACCTGATTTAGTTAGAGAAAATAAATTTAGAGAAGACCTTTTCTTTAGAATTAACTTAATTACTGTTGTACTACCTCCATTAAGAGAAAGAAAAGGAGATATTCCATTACTTGCAGATCATTTTCTAAAATTGCTAGAAACATCTTATGGTATTACGGGAAAATCTTTTGCTCCAGAAACATTAAAGTGGTTACAAAAACAACCATTAAAAGGTAATATTAGAGAGTTGAAAAATTGGGTAGAAAGTTCTGTTTTAATGAGCACAAATGATGTTTTACAGATCAATGATTTTGAAAATAATCCTACCAATATTCATGCATTCCAAAACGATGAGATAAAAAAAGAAGTTGTTCCTAACGGTATGACTTTAGAAGAAATGGAAATCATAATGATTAAAAATGCTTTAAATGATAACCGTTTCAAAATTGCCCCATCCGCTAAACAATTGGGAATTTCAAGAAATGCATTGTACAGAAAAGTAGAAAAATATAATATTACAGATGCTCAAGATTGA
- a CDS encoding sensor histidine kinase, translating into MLKIENSLLVLLIISTLLGITYPIRLEHPLLFIIAEVVSVISTLWIIRLYFFVSRPLKELGNAINLLSNNDFQSRLLPTPHPVVNKLVVVFNKMINQLHKERVEQREQSYFLEHLLKATPHGIVVLDYDQKVIQTNPTILHILELKFNALKNKRFIDIEHPLISEINQLALNQVKDIQLSGGRRYRCQKSSFIFQGFQQQFIIVQDLYLDDIKKEKQAYSKVIRMMSHEVNNSVGAMNSYLDTLKLFSPADEELKTDYLEALSIVKDRNSAMAEFMKNFASVVKIPEPNLENVNLIKILQDLLEIYHSDFKNNHIQVLDKFPKELAVIADKSLLEQLFINIFKNAKEALLEVDQTDRTLEISFNEETKKLVIWNSGPKISKETEEKLFTPFYSSKPTGQGIGLMICRDILLKHKWDFRLFSGKKEGVTFEISF; encoded by the coding sequence ATGCTCAAGATTGAAAATAGTTTATTGGTACTACTTATTATAAGTACACTTTTAGGTATTACCTACCCAATACGTTTAGAACACCCTCTGTTATTTATTATTGCAGAGGTAGTTTCTGTAATTTCTACTTTATGGATTATTCGTTTGTATTTCTTTGTAAGCAGACCTTTAAAGGAACTTGGTAACGCCATTAATTTATTATCAAACAATGATTTCCAATCGAGGTTACTGCCAACTCCTCACCCCGTTGTAAATAAACTGGTTGTTGTTTTTAATAAGATGATAAACCAACTACATAAAGAAAGAGTAGAACAAAGAGAGCAAAGTTACTTTTTAGAGCATCTATTAAAAGCAACTCCCCATGGTATTGTAGTACTTGATTATGATCAAAAAGTAATTCAAACAAATCCAACAATTCTACATATCTTAGAATTAAAGTTTAATGCTTTAAAAAATAAACGTTTTATAGATATTGAACATCCGTTAATTTCAGAAATCAATCAACTTGCACTAAATCAGGTTAAAGATATCCAACTTTCTGGGGGACGTAGATATCGTTGTCAGAAATCATCTTTTATATTTCAAGGTTTTCAACAACAATTTATAATTGTTCAGGATCTATATTTAGACGATATAAAAAAAGAAAAACAAGCCTATAGTAAAGTAATTAGAATGATGAGCCATGAGGTAAATAATTCTGTTGGAGCAATGAACTCCTACTTAGATACTTTAAAATTATTTTCTCCTGCAGATGAAGAGTTAAAAACGGATTACCTAGAGGCTTTAAGTATTGTAAAGGATAGAAACTCTGCAATGGCTGAGTTTATGAAAAATTTTGCTTCTGTAGTAAAAATACCTGAGCCTAATTTAGAGAATGTAAACTTGATAAAAATACTTCAAGATCTTTTAGAAATCTATCATTCAGACTTTAAAAATAATCACATTCAGGTGCTTGATAAATTCCCCAAAGAGTTAGCTGTTATTGCTGATAAAAGTTTATTAGAACAGCTTTTTATCAATATTTTCAAGAATGCAAAAGAAGCACTTTTAGAGGTAGATCAAACAGACCGTACATTGGAAATTTCTTTTAATGAAGAGACTAAGAAATTAGTAATATGGAACTCAGGTCCAAAAATTTCAAAAGAAACGGAAGAAAAATTATTCACTCCTTTTTATAGCAGTAAACCAACTGGGCAAGGCATTGGTCTAATGATCTGTCGAGATATTCTGTTAAAACATAAATGGGATTTTAGGCTTTTTAGTGGCAAGAAAGAAGGAGTTACTTTTGAAATTAGTTTCTAA